A genomic window from Lycium barbarum isolate Lr01 chromosome 4, ASM1917538v2, whole genome shotgun sequence includes:
- the LOC132637288 gene encoding uncharacterized protein LOC132637288, producing the protein MHYKVQNEKFKDVDAGSKKVRKQGSSYISSESETPTPNSPLISSPNLSSFSLNLNEDVTENNRLVELLAKSGADRQRDLEMKDRALKLKEFKEENKILLSNLDSIGDPNIHEFIQQEQKRIMDKRSQQFQQPQPQQSSPYTQYFNDISGSENDLPEY; encoded by the exons ATGCATTACAAAGTgcaaaatgagaagtttaaagatGTCGATGCTGGAAGTAAAAAAGTTCGAAAGCAAGGCTCTTCTTATATATCATCGGAGTCTGAGACTCCTACTCCTAATTCACCTCTAATATCATCTCCTAACTTATCATCATTTTCACTAAATTTGAATGAGGATGTTACAG AAAATAATCGGCTTGTTGAGTTGTTGGCAAAGTCAGGTGCAGACAGGCAGCGAGATTTGGAGATGAAAGATAGAGCTTTGAAACTAAAAGaatttaaagaagaaaataaaattttattgtcGAATTTAGATTCTATTGGTGATCCAAATATTCATGAATTTattcaacaagaacaaaaacGAATAATGGATAAAAGAAGTCAACAATTTCAACAGCCACAACCACAACAATCCTCCCCATACACTCAATATTTTAATGATATTAGTGGATCTGAAAACGACCTACCAGAGTACTAA
- the LOC132635569 gene encoding pectin acetylesterase 11-like: protein MMATFMLALLACLAVLCTTVLGARIVNITILESATDQGAVCLDGSPPAYYLDRGFDTGISNWIIFLQGGGWCDSIPDCQGRATMDIGSSKHMTKQTHFAGILHNTPQENPDFYNWNRVRVNYCDGSSFTGDIEQVDPDNNLFFRGARIFKAVLEDLRSKGMQYAKNAILSGTSAGGLATILNCDKFKSLLPNDAIVKCVANAGFFINVKTISGTSNIQTTYHRVVTLHGSAKNLPSSCTSTMEPSLCFFPQHVVPYVETPLFIINSAYDAWQINNTLVPTNLDPRHVWEHCKAQISSCTFSQRIVIQVFGVEFLRAFEGLNPCYTRGYFITSCHTHGQIISTNYWFSATSPSILNKAIAEAVGDWYFDRVGFHQHIDPYPSARDC, encoded by the exons AT GATGGCAACATTTATGTTGGCTTTGCTAGCATGTCTAGCAGTATTGTGCACCACTGTTCTCGGCGCCAGAATTGTCAATATCACAATACTAGAAAGCGCAACTGACCAAGGCGCAG TGTGCCTCGATGGGAGCCCGCCCGCTTATTATCTTGACAGGGGATTTGATACCGGAATTTCCAACTGGATTATCTTCCTTCAA GGCGGTGGGTGGTGTGACAGTATCCCTGATTGCCAAGGACGTGCAACTATGGACATAGGTTCTTCCAAGCATATGACGAAACAAACTCATTTTGCCGGGATACTTCATAACACTCCCCAAGAAAATCCAG ATTTTTACAACTGGAACAGGGTGAGGGTGAATTATTGTGATGGATCATCTTTTACTGGCGATATCGAACAAGTTGATCCA GACAACAACCTTTTCTTCAGAGGAGCAAGAATATTTAAAGCTGTTCTGGAAGATTTACGGAGCAAAGGAATGCAATATGCTAAAAAT GCAATCTTGAGTGGAACTTCCGCCGGAGGATTGGCTACAATTTTGAACTGCGACAAGTTCAAATCCCTCCTTCCAAATGATGCCATAGTAAAGTGCGTTGCAAACGCAGGCTTCTTCATCAACGT CAAGACAATCTCTGGTACTTCTAATATTCAAACGACGTATCATAGAGTCGTTACTTTACAT GGATCGGCTAAGAATTTGCCTTCATCTTGCACGTCTACAATGGAACCAAGTCTG TGCTTTTTCCCTCAACATGTTGTTCCATATGTTGAGACTCCACTTTTTATAATCAATTCCGCATATGACGCTTGGCAG ATTAACAACACTTTGGTTCCTACAAACCTCGATCCTCGACATGTTTGGGAACATTGCAAGGCTCAAATAAGTAGCTGCACGTTTAGTCAACGTATAGTTATTCAAG ttttcgGAGTGGAGTTCTTGAGGGCATTCGAGGGACTCAACCCTTGTTATACGAGGGGTTATTTcatcacttcttgtcacactcaTGGGCAAATCATATCGACGAATTATTGGTTCAGTGCTACCTCTCCAAGCATACTTAataag GCAATTGCGGAAGCTGTTGGTGATTGGTATTTTGATAGGGTAGGATTTCATCAACATATAGACCCATATCCTTCTGCTAGAGATTGCTAA